One genomic window of Eleginops maclovinus isolate JMC-PN-2008 ecotype Puerto Natales chromosome 12, JC_Emac_rtc_rv5, whole genome shotgun sequence includes the following:
- the vdac3 gene encoding voltage-dependent anion-selective channel protein 3 isoform X2 codes for MAVPPSYADLGKSAKDILNKGFGYGILKLDVKTKSQSGVEFSTSGSNNTDTGKSGGHLETKYKVSDLGLNFNQKWNTDNTLTTEITMEDQLAKGLKLGLDASFVPNTGKKSAKLKTGYKHDFVNVGCDLDFDMAGPTVHAAAVLGFEGWLAGYQLAFDTAKSNLTQNNFALGYKAGDFQLHTSVNDGTEFSGSIYQKVNSNLETAVQLAWTAGSNNTRFGIGAKYQLDKDSSLSAKVNNACLVGVGYTQTLRPGVKLTLSGLIDGKNMNGGGHKVGLGFELEA; via the exons ATGGCTGTCCCACCTTCATACGCCGACTTGGGGAAATCTGCCAAGGACATCCTCAACAAGGGCTTTG GATATGGAATTCTTAAGCTGGATGTTAAGACCAAGTCCCAGAGTGGTGTT GAGTTTTCCACCTCTGGCTCCAACAACACCGACACAGGGAAGTCAGGAGGCCACCTGGAGACCAAGTACAAAGTGAGCGATCTGGGCCTCAACTTCAACCAGAAATGGAACACAGACAACACTCTGACCACAGAAATCACCATGGAGGACCAG CTGGCTAAGGGCTTGAAACTCGGTTTGGACGCGTCATTTGTGCCCAACACCGG CAAGAAGAGTGCCAAACTGAAGACCGGCTACAAGCATGACTTCGTTAATGTTGGTTGCGACCTGGACTTCGACATGGCCGGTCCCACCGTCCACGCTGCTGCTGTGCTGGGCTTTGAGGGCTGGCTGGCAGGCTACCAGTTAGCCTTTGACACAGCCAAATCTAACCTGACCCAGAACAACTTTGCTCTCGGATACAAGGCCGGGGACTTCCAGCTTCACACCAGTGT tAATGATGGCACAGAATTCAGTGGCTCCATTTACCAAAAGGTGAACAGCAACTTGGAGACAGCTGTACAACTGGCCTGGACAGCTGGCAGCAACAACACACGCTTTGGAATTGGAGCCAAATACCAGCTGGATAAGGATAGCTCCCTGTCT GCCAAAGTTAACAATGCCTGCCTTGTTGGAGTTGGATACACACAAACCCTCAGGCCAG GAGTGAAGCTAACCCTCTCAGGTCTGATTGATGGGAAGAACATGAACGGAGGTGGCCACAAAGTCGGCTTGGGCTTCGAGCTGGAGGCATAA
- the plat gene encoding tissue-type plasminogen activator isoform X2, producing the protein MTRTLGPVVLLCALCCCLADNVELLRTKRGTRFYRAHCLDSATSAVHRFGDTWLRWSGQRVEYCRCAVRGRERCHVVPVIHCYVSQCYNGGTCKEAVYTSDYICQCPPGFSGTQCEINTNEKCVLGQGEGYRGTWSISHSGAECINWNSTSLRGKKFTARKADASILGLGNHNFCRNPDNDNAPWCYLYKGTQIVWEVCSMPKCPADRYQECVLGSGQSYRGTASVTKSGSRCLPWDSPSIKRKLYNAWRSDALEQGLGSHSYCRNPDGDAGPWCHTYKNMQLIWELCDIPKCSRRPSIISTLGPRAPTTNNNNRATCGQRLDNTLNRPSFRMFGGRESDITEQPWQAAINVYQARHRKHFHRCGGVLIDSCWVLSAAHCFEDNDKAEKLEVILGRTFRKQNSSSEQIFKVEKYWNHEKFDNETFDNDIALLKLKTDIGICAVNSPEVLPACLPDSGLVLPDWTECEISGYGKDSEFSAEFSERVKRGYVRLWPKERCIPEVLSQRTITSNMLCAGDTRGLDDACKGDSGGPLVCRNNDKMTLMGVISWGDGCGQKDKPGVYTRVTHYIDWINSIIKANPV; encoded by the exons ATGACGAGAACACTTGGACCAGTGGTGCTCCTGTGTGCTCTATGCTGCTGCCTAGCGGACAAT GTGGAGTTGCTCCGCACTAAGAGAGGGACTCGTTTTTACAGAG CACATTGTTTGGATAGTGCAACGTCAGCAGTTCATAGATTTGGGGACACTTGGCTGCGATGGAGTGGACAGCGTGTGGAGTATTGCCGTTGTGCAGTAAGAGGACGAGAGCGTTGTCACGTTGTGCCCGTCATCC ACTGCTACGTGTCTCAGTGCTACAACGGAGGAACCTGTAAGGAGGCAGTTTACACTTCAGACTACATTTGCCAGTGTCCCCCAGGTTTCAGTGGGACTCAGTGTGAGATAA ACACCAATGAGAAGTGCGTTTTGGGGCAGGGTGAAGGGTACCGCGGCACATGGAGCATTAGCCATTCAGGAGCAGAGTGCATCAACTGGAACTCCACGTCTCTGAGAGGAAAGAAGTTCACAGCCAGGAAAGCAGACGCCAGCATTCTTGGACTGGGCAACCACAACTTCTGCAG AAACCCTGACAATGACAACGCTCCTTGGTGTTACCTCTATAAAGGCACTCAGATCGTTTGGGAGGTTTGTTCCATGCCCAAATGTCCAGCAG ATAGGTACCAAGAATGTGTGCTGGGCTCGGGTCAGTCATACAGAGGCACTGCATCTGTCACTAAGAGCGGCTCTCGCTGTCTGCCCTGGGATTCTCCTTCAATTAAACGCAAGCTCTACAATGCTTGGAGATCTGATGCACTGGAGCAGGGACTGGGAAGCCACAGCTACTGCAG GAATCCAGACGGTGATGCAGGTCCATGGTGTCACACCTACAAGAACATGCAGCTGATCTGGGAGCTGTGTGACATACCTAAATGCT CAAGACGTCCATCTATCATCAGCACTCTCGGCCCACGTGCCCCCACCACTAACAACAATAACAGAG CAACATGTGGGCAGCGCTTGGACAACACCTTGAACCGCCCGTCGTTCCGTATGTTTGGGGGCAGAGAGAGCGACATCACGGAGCAGCCGTGGCAGGCGGCCATTAACGTTTACCAGGCCCGCCACAGAAAACACTTTCACAGATGTGGAGGTGTCCTCATTGACTCCTGTTGGGTTCTGTCTGCTGCACACTGCTTTGAAGACAA TGATAAAGCTGAGAAATTGGAAGTGATTTTGGGAAGAACGTTTCGGAAACAGAATTCCAGCAGCGAGCAGATTTTCAAGGTTGAGAAGTACTGGAATCACGAGAAATTTGACAACGAAACGTTTGACAATGACATTG CTCTCTTGAAGCTAAAGACGGACATTGGCATCTGTGCTGTAAACTCTCCAGAGGTTCTCCCTGCGTGTCTGCCGGACAGCGGGCTTGTGCTGCCGGACTGGACCGAGTGTGAGATCTCAGGCTATGGAAAAGACTCAGAGT TTTCTGCAGAGTTCTCTGAGCGTGTTAAAAGAGGTTACGTTCGCCTGTGGCCCAAAGAGCGCTGCATCCCAGAGGTGCTGTCTCAACGTACAATAACCTCCAACATGCTGTGTGCAGGTGACACCCGAGGCCTGGATGATGCCTGCAAG GGAGACTCTGGTGGCCCGCTCGTCTGCCGCAACAACGACAAGATGACTCTGATGGGTGTGATCAGTTGGGGCGACGGGTGTGGGCAGAAGGATAAGCCTGGGGTTTACACCCGCGTCACCCATTACATCGACTGGATTAACAGTATAATTAAGGCAAACCCAGTCTAA
- the ikbkb gene encoding inhibitor of nuclear factor kappa-B kinase subunit beta isoform X1 — MNRVPLQQQQSCGSWERKERLGTGGFGNVTRWQNKDTEEQIAIKQCRQELSDRNKERWSLEIQIMKRLDHVNVVAAREVPEGMQKLVATNDLPLLAMEYCQGGDLRKYLNLLDNCCGMREGSVLILLCDISSALTYLHKKRIIHRDLKPENIVLQQGEKRLIHKIIDLGYAKELDQSSLCTSFVGTLQYLAPELIERQKYTVTVDYWSFGTLVFECITGFRPFLPTWQPVPWHNKLRLKQNTDIVVYEDLLGEVRFSQHLPQPNNLNSLLLERMERWLQLMLKWSPQERGKEPNATPMDCFSQLQVILQLKLVNVLNMISAKILSYSVSEEETVADLQLRIEKDTNIPAANQELLLEAGLALEPHGLATQCAIDYSEIDGRRTDLPMVFLFDRSSCSYEPQFAPRTLPENIRFVQNDPKHVLAYSSLRRTCGQAWHTIRSLKEDWQRLQQGQKAAIMSLLRHNSSLSKQKNEMVSMHQRLMAKLDFFTTSLHIDMDKYQEQTATGIASEKLLGVWREMEQTAVSCGQAKVSELEEEMMQLQPDIVDVQRQPCRSGEALDTLEGKAMELFRKLREKPREQRCAGDGQEVVRLVVQAVQFYERKLRDFYTHLSKTAVCRQRVMELLPKVEGVVQRMAESEQVLMSLQEKRQRELWNLLKVACSKVRSPVSGSPDGLRTPSSVPPLLTPRHSLQQLDESLVEESRTFESRLQSLMNDTIQESESSMEMLREWTWMSGGQNFSSDLS; from the exons ATGAATCGAGtccccctgcagcagcagcagagctgtGGTTCCTGGGAGAGGAAGGAGCGGCTGGGCACCGGAGGCTTTGGGAATGTAACAAGATGGCAAAACAAG gacacagaggaacagattGCTATAAAGCAGTGTCGTCAGGAGCTGAgtgacagaaacaaagagagatgGAGTCTGGAGATCCAGATCATGAAGAG GTTGGATCATGTTAACGTTGTCGCAGCCAGAGAGGTTCCTGAGGGAATGCAGAAATTGGTGGCCACCAATGACCTGCCGCTGCTGGCTATGGAGTACTGTCAGGGAGGAGATCTAAGAAAG TATCTGAACCTATTGGACAACTGCTGTGGAATGAGGGAGGGCTCCGTTTTGATTctgttatgtgacattt CGTCAGCTCTTACCTACCTCCATAAGAAGAGGATCATCCACAGAGATTTGAAACCAGAAAACATTGTGCTGCagcagggagagaagaga TTGATCCATAAGATTATTGACCTGGGCTATGCTAAAGAGCTGGACCAGAGCAGCCTGTGCACCTCATTTGTGGGAACACTTCAGTACTTG GCTCCAGAACTCATTGAGAGACAGAAGTACACGGTCACTGTGGACTACTGGAGCTTCGGGACTCTGGTGTTCGAGTGCATCACAGGATTTAGGCCTTTCTTACCAACCTGGCAACCTGTTCCTTG GCACAACAAACTGAGGCTTAAGCAGAACACTGATATTGTCGTCTATGAGGACCTCTTGGGGGAAGTGCGCTTCTCTCAGCATCTTCCTCAGCCCAACAACCTCAACAG TCTGTTATTAGAGAGAATGGAGAGGTGGCTACAGCTGATGTTAAAGTGGTCTCCTCAGGAGCGTGGCAAAGAGCCCAACGCTACTCCCATGGACTGCTTCTCCCAGCTGCAGGTCATTCTGCAGCTCAAG CTGGTCAATGTCCTGAACATGATTTCTGCTAAAATCTTGTCATACTCTGTCTCGGAAGAAGAGACTGTGGCCGACCTGCAACTCAGGATAGAGAAAGACACCAACATCcctgcagccaatcaggagcTGCTACTTGAAGCGGGACTAGCCTTGGAGCCTCATGGACTGGCCACGCAGTGCGCCATAGATTACTCA GAGATAGATGGGCGACGGACAGACTTGCCTATGGTCTTCCTGTTTGATCGTTCCTCTTGCAGTTATGAACCTCAGTTTGCTCCTCGCACCCTTCCAGAAAACATTCGCTTTGTCC AAAACGACCCTAAACACGTTCTAGCTTACAGCTCTCTGAGGAGAACCTGCGGCCAGGCGTGGCACACCATCCGCTCCCTGAAGGAAGACTGGCAAAGACTGCAGCAGGGCCAGAAAGCTGCCAT CATGAGCCTGCTGAGACACAACTCTTCACTGTCCAAACAGAAGAACGAGATGGTGTCCATGCACCAGAGACTCATGGCAAAGCTGGACTTCTTCACCACCAGCCTTCACATAGACATGGATAAATACCAGGAGCAGACAGCAACCGGGATCG CATCAGAAAAGCTCCTGGGCGTGTGGAGGGAGATGGAGCAGACTGCTGTCAGCTGTGGTCAG GCCAAGGTCAGTGaactggaggaggagatgatGCAGCTGCAGCCAGACATAGTGGATGTGCAGAGACAGCCATGTAGGAGCGGAGAGGCCCTGGACACACT GGAAGGAAAGGCCATGGAACTGTTTCGCAAACTCAGAGAGAAACCCAGAG AACAGAGGTGCGCAGGCGATGGTCAGGAGGTGGTGCGCCTGGTGGTGCAGGCTGTGCAATTCTATGAGAGGAAGCTCCGAGATTTCTACACACACCTCAG TAAGACAGCAGTGTGCCGTCAGCGGGTGATGGAGCTGCTGCCAAAGGTGGAGGGAGTGGTCCAGAGGATGGCTGAGAGCGAGCAAGTGCTGATGAGTCTGCAGGAGAAACGTCAGAGGGAGCTGTGGAACCTGCTCAAAGTCGCCTGT AGCAAAGTTCGCAGCCCAGTGAGTGGGAGTCCTGATGGACTACGAACCCCCTCGTCAGTTCCACCTCTGCTCACCCCCAGACACAGTTTACAGCAgct CGACGAGTCTCtagtggaggagagcaggacaTTTGAAAGTCGACTCCAGAGTTTGATGAATGACACCATCCAGGAGTCAGAGAGCAGTATGGAG ATGTTGAGGGAGTGGACGTGGATGAGCGGAGGCCAGAATTTCTCCAGTGACCTCTCCTAA
- the plat gene encoding tissue-type plasminogen activator isoform X1, with amino-acid sequence MTRTLGPVVLLCALCCCLADNVELLRTKRGTRFYRGEPDSRPARRTLLIIHVQKSTPSFDTSSHCLDSATSAVHRFGDTWLRWSGQRVEYCRCAVRGRERCHVVPVIHCYVSQCYNGGTCKEAVYTSDYICQCPPGFSGTQCEINTNEKCVLGQGEGYRGTWSISHSGAECINWNSTSLRGKKFTARKADASILGLGNHNFCRNPDNDNAPWCYLYKGTQIVWEVCSMPKCPADRYQECVLGSGQSYRGTASVTKSGSRCLPWDSPSIKRKLYNAWRSDALEQGLGSHSYCRNPDGDAGPWCHTYKNMQLIWELCDIPKCSRRPSIISTLGPRAPTTNNNNRATCGQRLDNTLNRPSFRMFGGRESDITEQPWQAAINVYQARHRKHFHRCGGVLIDSCWVLSAAHCFEDNDKAEKLEVILGRTFRKQNSSSEQIFKVEKYWNHEKFDNETFDNDIALLKLKTDIGICAVNSPEVLPACLPDSGLVLPDWTECEISGYGKDSEFSAEFSERVKRGYVRLWPKERCIPEVLSQRTITSNMLCAGDTRGLDDACKGDSGGPLVCRNNDKMTLMGVISWGDGCGQKDKPGVYTRVTHYIDWINSIIKANPV; translated from the exons ATGACGAGAACACTTGGACCAGTGGTGCTCCTGTGTGCTCTATGCTGCTGCCTAGCGGACAAT GTGGAGTTGCTCCGCACTAAGAGAGGGACTCGTTTTTACAGAGGTGAGCCTGACAGTCGGCCAGCAAGACGGACGCTTTTGATTATTCATGTCCAGAAGTCTACACCTTCCTTTGACACCTCCT CACATTGTTTGGATAGTGCAACGTCAGCAGTTCATAGATTTGGGGACACTTGGCTGCGATGGAGTGGACAGCGTGTGGAGTATTGCCGTTGTGCAGTAAGAGGACGAGAGCGTTGTCACGTTGTGCCCGTCATCC ACTGCTACGTGTCTCAGTGCTACAACGGAGGAACCTGTAAGGAGGCAGTTTACACTTCAGACTACATTTGCCAGTGTCCCCCAGGTTTCAGTGGGACTCAGTGTGAGATAA ACACCAATGAGAAGTGCGTTTTGGGGCAGGGTGAAGGGTACCGCGGCACATGGAGCATTAGCCATTCAGGAGCAGAGTGCATCAACTGGAACTCCACGTCTCTGAGAGGAAAGAAGTTCACAGCCAGGAAAGCAGACGCCAGCATTCTTGGACTGGGCAACCACAACTTCTGCAG AAACCCTGACAATGACAACGCTCCTTGGTGTTACCTCTATAAAGGCACTCAGATCGTTTGGGAGGTTTGTTCCATGCCCAAATGTCCAGCAG ATAGGTACCAAGAATGTGTGCTGGGCTCGGGTCAGTCATACAGAGGCACTGCATCTGTCACTAAGAGCGGCTCTCGCTGTCTGCCCTGGGATTCTCCTTCAATTAAACGCAAGCTCTACAATGCTTGGAGATCTGATGCACTGGAGCAGGGACTGGGAAGCCACAGCTACTGCAG GAATCCAGACGGTGATGCAGGTCCATGGTGTCACACCTACAAGAACATGCAGCTGATCTGGGAGCTGTGTGACATACCTAAATGCT CAAGACGTCCATCTATCATCAGCACTCTCGGCCCACGTGCCCCCACCACTAACAACAATAACAGAG CAACATGTGGGCAGCGCTTGGACAACACCTTGAACCGCCCGTCGTTCCGTATGTTTGGGGGCAGAGAGAGCGACATCACGGAGCAGCCGTGGCAGGCGGCCATTAACGTTTACCAGGCCCGCCACAGAAAACACTTTCACAGATGTGGAGGTGTCCTCATTGACTCCTGTTGGGTTCTGTCTGCTGCACACTGCTTTGAAGACAA TGATAAAGCTGAGAAATTGGAAGTGATTTTGGGAAGAACGTTTCGGAAACAGAATTCCAGCAGCGAGCAGATTTTCAAGGTTGAGAAGTACTGGAATCACGAGAAATTTGACAACGAAACGTTTGACAATGACATTG CTCTCTTGAAGCTAAAGACGGACATTGGCATCTGTGCTGTAAACTCTCCAGAGGTTCTCCCTGCGTGTCTGCCGGACAGCGGGCTTGTGCTGCCGGACTGGACCGAGTGTGAGATCTCAGGCTATGGAAAAGACTCAGAGT TTTCTGCAGAGTTCTCTGAGCGTGTTAAAAGAGGTTACGTTCGCCTGTGGCCCAAAGAGCGCTGCATCCCAGAGGTGCTGTCTCAACGTACAATAACCTCCAACATGCTGTGTGCAGGTGACACCCGAGGCCTGGATGATGCCTGCAAG GGAGACTCTGGTGGCCCGCTCGTCTGCCGCAACAACGACAAGATGACTCTGATGGGTGTGATCAGTTGGGGCGACGGGTGTGGGCAGAAGGATAAGCCTGGGGTTTACACCCGCGTCACCCATTACATCGACTGGATTAACAGTATAATTAAGGCAAACCCAGTCTAA
- the ikbkb gene encoding inhibitor of nuclear factor kappa-B kinase subunit beta isoform X2: MNRVPLQQQQSCGSWERKERLGTGGFGNVTRWQNKDTEEQIAIKQCRQELSDRNKERWSLEIQIMKRLDHVNVVAAREVPEGMQKLVATNDLPLLAMEYCQGGDLRKYLNLLDNCCGMREGSVLILLCDISSALTYLHKKRIIHRDLKPENIVLQQGEKRLIHKIIDLGYAKELDQSSLCTSFVGTLQYLAPELIERQKYTVTVDYWSFGTLVFECITGFRPFLPTWQPVPWHNKLRLKQNTDIVVYEDLLGEVRFSQHLPQPNNLNSLLLERMERWLQLMLKWSPQERGKEPNATPMDCFSQLQVILQLKLVNVLNMISAKILSYSVSEEETVADLQLRIEKDTNIPAANQELLLEAGLALEPHGLATQCAIDYSEIDGRRTDLPMVFLFDRSSCSYEPQFAPRTLPENIRFVQNDPKHVLAYSSLRRTCGQAWHTIRSLKEDWQRLQQGQKAAIMSLLRHNSSLSKQKNEMVSMHQRLMAKLDFFTTSLHIDMDKYQEQTATGIASEKLLGVWREMEQTAVSCGQAKVSELEEEMMQLQPDIVDVQRQPCRSGEALDTLEGKAMELFRKLREKPREQRCAGDGQEVVRLVVQAVQFYERKLRDFYTHLSLIMQ, encoded by the exons ATGAATCGAGtccccctgcagcagcagcagagctgtGGTTCCTGGGAGAGGAAGGAGCGGCTGGGCACCGGAGGCTTTGGGAATGTAACAAGATGGCAAAACAAG gacacagaggaacagattGCTATAAAGCAGTGTCGTCAGGAGCTGAgtgacagaaacaaagagagatgGAGTCTGGAGATCCAGATCATGAAGAG GTTGGATCATGTTAACGTTGTCGCAGCCAGAGAGGTTCCTGAGGGAATGCAGAAATTGGTGGCCACCAATGACCTGCCGCTGCTGGCTATGGAGTACTGTCAGGGAGGAGATCTAAGAAAG TATCTGAACCTATTGGACAACTGCTGTGGAATGAGGGAGGGCTCCGTTTTGATTctgttatgtgacattt CGTCAGCTCTTACCTACCTCCATAAGAAGAGGATCATCCACAGAGATTTGAAACCAGAAAACATTGTGCTGCagcagggagagaagaga TTGATCCATAAGATTATTGACCTGGGCTATGCTAAAGAGCTGGACCAGAGCAGCCTGTGCACCTCATTTGTGGGAACACTTCAGTACTTG GCTCCAGAACTCATTGAGAGACAGAAGTACACGGTCACTGTGGACTACTGGAGCTTCGGGACTCTGGTGTTCGAGTGCATCACAGGATTTAGGCCTTTCTTACCAACCTGGCAACCTGTTCCTTG GCACAACAAACTGAGGCTTAAGCAGAACACTGATATTGTCGTCTATGAGGACCTCTTGGGGGAAGTGCGCTTCTCTCAGCATCTTCCTCAGCCCAACAACCTCAACAG TCTGTTATTAGAGAGAATGGAGAGGTGGCTACAGCTGATGTTAAAGTGGTCTCCTCAGGAGCGTGGCAAAGAGCCCAACGCTACTCCCATGGACTGCTTCTCCCAGCTGCAGGTCATTCTGCAGCTCAAG CTGGTCAATGTCCTGAACATGATTTCTGCTAAAATCTTGTCATACTCTGTCTCGGAAGAAGAGACTGTGGCCGACCTGCAACTCAGGATAGAGAAAGACACCAACATCcctgcagccaatcaggagcTGCTACTTGAAGCGGGACTAGCCTTGGAGCCTCATGGACTGGCCACGCAGTGCGCCATAGATTACTCA GAGATAGATGGGCGACGGACAGACTTGCCTATGGTCTTCCTGTTTGATCGTTCCTCTTGCAGTTATGAACCTCAGTTTGCTCCTCGCACCCTTCCAGAAAACATTCGCTTTGTCC AAAACGACCCTAAACACGTTCTAGCTTACAGCTCTCTGAGGAGAACCTGCGGCCAGGCGTGGCACACCATCCGCTCCCTGAAGGAAGACTGGCAAAGACTGCAGCAGGGCCAGAAAGCTGCCAT CATGAGCCTGCTGAGACACAACTCTTCACTGTCCAAACAGAAGAACGAGATGGTGTCCATGCACCAGAGACTCATGGCAAAGCTGGACTTCTTCACCACCAGCCTTCACATAGACATGGATAAATACCAGGAGCAGACAGCAACCGGGATCG CATCAGAAAAGCTCCTGGGCGTGTGGAGGGAGATGGAGCAGACTGCTGTCAGCTGTGGTCAG GCCAAGGTCAGTGaactggaggaggagatgatGCAGCTGCAGCCAGACATAGTGGATGTGCAGAGACAGCCATGTAGGAGCGGAGAGGCCCTGGACACACT GGAAGGAAAGGCCATGGAACTGTTTCGCAAACTCAGAGAGAAACCCAGAG AACAGAGGTGCGCAGGCGATGGTCAGGAGGTGGTGCGCCTGGTGGTGCAGGCTGTGCAATTCTATGAGAGGAAGCTCCGAGATTTCTACACACACCTCAG tttaattatGCAGTAA
- the vdac3 gene encoding voltage-dependent anion-selective channel protein 3 isoform X1: MAEKGVGSEVQHIKTEKLKQTDNKDHCVTCEHHAPKGHGTMAVPPSYADLGKSAKDILNKGFGYGILKLDVKTKSQSGVEFSTSGSNNTDTGKSGGHLETKYKVSDLGLNFNQKWNTDNTLTTEITMEDQLAKGLKLGLDASFVPNTGKKSAKLKTGYKHDFVNVGCDLDFDMAGPTVHAAAVLGFEGWLAGYQLAFDTAKSNLTQNNFALGYKAGDFQLHTSVNDGTEFSGSIYQKVNSNLETAVQLAWTAGSNNTRFGIGAKYQLDKDSSLSAKVNNACLVGVGYTQTLRPGVKLTLSGLIDGKNMNGGGHKVGLGFELEA, encoded by the exons ATGGCAGAGAAAGGAGTAGGAAGTGAGGTGCAGCACATCAAGACAGAAAAACTCAAGCAGACAGACAACAAAGACCACTGTGTGACATGTGAACACCACGCACCCAAGGGACATG GAACAATGGCTGTCCCACCTTCATACGCCGACTTGGGGAAATCTGCCAAGGACATCCTCAACAAGGGCTTTG GATATGGAATTCTTAAGCTGGATGTTAAGACCAAGTCCCAGAGTGGTGTT GAGTTTTCCACCTCTGGCTCCAACAACACCGACACAGGGAAGTCAGGAGGCCACCTGGAGACCAAGTACAAAGTGAGCGATCTGGGCCTCAACTTCAACCAGAAATGGAACACAGACAACACTCTGACCACAGAAATCACCATGGAGGACCAG CTGGCTAAGGGCTTGAAACTCGGTTTGGACGCGTCATTTGTGCCCAACACCGG CAAGAAGAGTGCCAAACTGAAGACCGGCTACAAGCATGACTTCGTTAATGTTGGTTGCGACCTGGACTTCGACATGGCCGGTCCCACCGTCCACGCTGCTGCTGTGCTGGGCTTTGAGGGCTGGCTGGCAGGCTACCAGTTAGCCTTTGACACAGCCAAATCTAACCTGACCCAGAACAACTTTGCTCTCGGATACAAGGCCGGGGACTTCCAGCTTCACACCAGTGT tAATGATGGCACAGAATTCAGTGGCTCCATTTACCAAAAGGTGAACAGCAACTTGGAGACAGCTGTACAACTGGCCTGGACAGCTGGCAGCAACAACACACGCTTTGGAATTGGAGCCAAATACCAGCTGGATAAGGATAGCTCCCTGTCT GCCAAAGTTAACAATGCCTGCCTTGTTGGAGTTGGATACACACAAACCCTCAGGCCAG GAGTGAAGCTAACCCTCTCAGGTCTGATTGATGGGAAGAACATGAACGGAGGTGGCCACAAAGTCGGCTTGGGCTTCGAGCTGGAGGCATAA